In a genomic window of Festucalex cinctus isolate MCC-2025b chromosome 11, RoL_Fcin_1.0, whole genome shotgun sequence:
- the dynlt3 gene encoding dynein light chain Tctex-type 3, which produces MEEYHNGDEVVFNADEATNNIKECIEGVIGALDYSQSKVNQWSASIVEHSLTHLVKQGRPFKYIVNCTVMQKSGAGLHTANSCYWDNATDGSCTVRWENRTMYCVVSVFAVAI; this is translated from the exons ATGGAGGAGTATCACAACGGCGACGAG GTGGTCTTCAATGCTGATGAAGCCACTAACAACATTAAAGAG TGCATCGAGGGCGTCATCGGCGCTCTGGACTACAGCCAAAGTAAAGTGAACCAGTGGAGCGCCAGCATCGTGGAGCACTCGCTGACTCACCTGGTCAAGCAAGGACGCCCGTTCAAGTACATCG TTAACTGCACCGTCATGCAGAAGAGCGGCGCCGGGCTGCACACGGCAAATTCGTGCTATTGGGACAACGCCACCGATG gaagcTGCACAGTCCGATGGGAGAACCGCACCATGTACTGCGTGGTCAGCGTCTTTGCCGTGGCTATTTAA